A genome region from Fusibacter sp. A1 includes the following:
- a CDS encoding TetR/AcrR family transcriptional regulator produces MKRVSQVEESKGLIVDAFLSLLKEKSYDDIKLAEIADKAGISRMTIHRHFKCKENIITYQIKNVMKMMQEDQIKIKKLTLESEILNRFIVLRSLPHAKLLIHSEEITSIIYDLKKESNNTLASKYLNIYPDKYTIQFISGGIHNMVKEWLISDFDETAKEMTRKIMKVLTLLCMNE; encoded by the coding sequence ATGAAACGAGTAAGTCAAGTAGAGGAGTCAAAAGGTCTTATTGTTGATGCTTTTTTGTCTTTGCTTAAAGAAAAATCCTATGATGACATTAAACTTGCTGAAATTGCTGACAAAGCAGGTATTTCTAGAATGACTATTCACAGACATTTCAAGTGTAAGGAAAATATCATCACATACCAAATTAAGAATGTCATGAAAATGATGCAAGAAGATCAGATAAAGATTAAAAAACTTACCCTTGAATCCGAGATACTCAATCGATTTATAGTACTAAGAAGCTTGCCACATGCAAAACTTCTAATTCATAGTGAAGAAATCACTAGCATAATTTATGACCTAAAAAAAGAATCCAATAATACACTGGCATCCAAATATTTAAACATCTATCCAGATAAATATACGATACAGTTCATTTCAGGCGGCATTCATAATATGGTGAAAGAATGGCTTATCAGTGATTTTGATGAAACTGCTAAAGAAATGACTAGAAAAATAATGAAAGTTCTGACTTTACTATGTATGAATGAGTAA